From one Eriocheir sinensis breed Jianghai 21 unplaced genomic scaffold, ASM2467909v1 Scaffold427, whole genome shotgun sequence genomic stretch:
- the LOC126992247 gene encoding uncharacterized protein LOC126992247 isoform X1 codes for MTTDVAPTKPNFPTFCIPFISPNSLLHMSPIQAALILFTRARRQSFPHLSNQHLTTITLTTHNPLRQLSTLVLEQPFLPDKFPSHHNTQRYTLIHPLPPPTQGTSRAARAHPAGVGDAGACRGAGARPAAAASRPSVRRWSSHTARNMWPSCSGGGGAADPSGELQVCLPPPATYACALLSAGSLLRVVDEVFAGLAWASSVPRPPHRAGPPPRPLLLQQRGCRHQQAGMPRVLVVVWDVHHGSGIQHVFVAEARVLYVSLHRHDHGLFLPSSEDPNYDEWGRDLAKATTLTLPGTRVAWVTQRLSLRWCCPWPSSSTHSWSWSLPALMLVRGPTWRLPRES; via the exons atgaccacagatgttgcgccgactaaaccaaactttccaactttctgcatACCATTTATTTCACCCAATTCCTTGTTACATATGTCACCCATTCAGGCAGCTTTAATACTCTTTACCAGAGCTAGAAGACAAAGCTTTCCTCACTTATCTAACCAACACTTAACCACCATAACTTTGACCACACATAACCCCTTGAGGCAGCTTTCTACCCTCGTACTAGAGCAACCTTTTTTACCAGACAAGTTtccctcacaccacaacacacagaggtacacactaattcaccctctccccccccccacacagggAACATCCAGAGCGGCCAGAGCGCATCCAGCGGGTGTGGGAGATGCTGGGGCGTGCCGGGGTGCTGGGGCGAGGCCAGCGGCtgcag CCTCCAGGCCCAGCGTGAGGAGGTGGAGCTCCCACACAGCCAGGAACATGTGGCCTTCATGTtcggggggaggaggagctgcAGACCCTTCAGGAGAACTACAAGTCTGTCTACCTCCACCCGCCACCTACGCCTGTGCCCTGCTCTCGGCCGGCTCACTGCTGCGG GTCGTGGACGAGGTGTTTGCAGGGCTGGCGTGGGCATCATCCGTCCCCCGGCCACCACACCGAGCCGGACCGCCCCCACGGCCTCTGCTTCTACAACAACGTGGCTGTCGCCACCAACAGGCTGGGATGCCAAG GGTGCTGGTTGTGGTCTGGGATGTGCACCACGGCAGCGGCATCCAGCACGTGTTTGTGGCCGAGGCGAGGGTGCTGTACGTGTCCCTCCACCGCCACGACCACGGCCTCTTCTTGCCATCCTCTGAGGACCCAAACTACGACGAGTGGGGACGGGACCTGGCCAAGGCTACAACATTAACATTACCTGGAACAAG AGTGGCATGGGTGACGCAGAGGCTCTCACTCAGGTGGTGCTGCCCGTGGCCTTCCAGTTCAACCCACAGCTGGTCCTGGTCACTGCCAGCCTTGATGTTGGTGCGGGGACCCACTTGGAG
- the LOC126992247 gene encoding polyamine deacetylase HDAC10-like isoform X2 — translation MWPSCSGGGGAADPSGELQVCLPPPATYACALLSAGSLLRVVDEVFAGLAWASSVPRPPHRAGPPPRPLLLQQRGCRHQQAGMPRVLVVVWDVHHGSGIQHVFVAEARVLYVSLHRHDHGLFLPSSEDPNYDEWGRDLAKATTLTLPGTRVAWVTQRLSLRWCCPWPSSSTHSWSWSLPALMLVRGPTWRLPRES, via the exons ATGTGGCCTTCATGTtcggggggaggaggagctgcAGACCCTTCAGGAGAACTACAAGTCTGTCTACCTCCACCCGCCACCTACGCCTGTGCCCTGCTCTCGGCCGGCTCACTGCTGCGG GTCGTGGACGAGGTGTTTGCAGGGCTGGCGTGGGCATCATCCGTCCCCCGGCCACCACACCGAGCCGGACCGCCCCCACGGCCTCTGCTTCTACAACAACGTGGCTGTCGCCACCAACAGGCTGGGATGCCAAG GGTGCTGGTTGTGGTCTGGGATGTGCACCACGGCAGCGGCATCCAGCACGTGTTTGTGGCCGAGGCGAGGGTGCTGTACGTGTCCCTCCACCGCCACGACCACGGCCTCTTCTTGCCATCCTCTGAGGACCCAAACTACGACGAGTGGGGACGGGACCTGGCCAAGGCTACAACATTAACATTACCTGGAACAAG AGTGGCATGGGTGACGCAGAGGCTCTCACTCAGGTGGTGCTGCCCGTGGCCTTCCAGTTCAACCCACAGCTGGTCCTGGTCACTGCCAGCCTTGATGTTGGTGCGGGGACCCACTTGGAG